From Corynebacterium frankenforstense DSM 45800, the proteins below share one genomic window:
- a CDS encoding 3-methyladenine DNA glycosylase, with translation MQVLDESTWRARAAAHDARAGEFTRDHLARRARGEKHPVFDFLFDYYPVRPSHLHRWHPGVGVALAGDAPQRGWRDYTELDDGTVAADVGGFLARHGRALSRIRHLLEATAARPAHFDCFGLHEWAMVYRTDRPRHDLPLRLGAQGTDEVVESHQLRCTHFDAFRFFTEPARPLNITPLTRADQPEREQCGCLHATMDLYKWAWKMGPLVPGELWLDTLDLAWRARVLDMEASPYDCRGLGFGVVAVETTEGKAEYVARQRELAAEGRTLRSRLVAVLEAAGAR, from the coding sequence GTGCAGGTCCTCGACGAGTCGACCTGGCGCGCGCGGGCGGCCGCCCACGACGCCCGCGCCGGGGAGTTCACCCGCGACCACCTGGCGCGGCGTGCCCGCGGCGAGAAGCACCCGGTCTTCGACTTCCTCTTCGACTACTACCCCGTGCGCCCCTCGCACCTGCACCGCTGGCACCCGGGCGTGGGGGTGGCGCTGGCCGGGGACGCGCCGCAGCGCGGCTGGCGCGACTACACCGAGCTTGACGACGGGACCGTGGCGGCCGACGTGGGCGGTTTCCTCGCCCGTCACGGGCGGGCGCTCTCGCGCATCCGCCACCTGCTGGAGGCCACGGCGGCGCGCCCGGCGCACTTCGACTGCTTCGGGCTCCACGAGTGGGCGATGGTCTACCGCACCGACCGGCCCCGCCACGACCTGCCCCTGCGCCTGGGTGCGCAGGGCACGGACGAGGTCGTCGAGTCGCACCAGCTGCGCTGCACCCACTTCGACGCCTTCCGTTTCTTCACCGAGCCGGCCCGCCCGCTCAACATCACGCCCCTGACCCGGGCCGACCAGCCGGAGCGCGAGCAGTGCGGCTGCCTGCACGCGACGATGGACCTCTACAAGTGGGCCTGGAAGATGGGCCCGCTGGTGCCCGGGGAGCTGTGGCTGGACACCCTGGACCTCGCGTGGCGGGCCCGCGTGCTCGACATGGAGGCCAGTCCCTACGACTGCCGAGGCCTCGGGTTCGGGGTCGTGGCCGTGGAGACGACGGAGGGCAAGGCCGAGTACGTCGCCCGGCAGCGGGAGCTGGCCGCGGAGGGCCGTACGCTGCGCTCCCGGCTTGTCGCGGTCCTGGAGGCCGCCGGCGCGCGATAG